A genome region from Anaerolineae bacterium includes the following:
- the galK gene encoding galactokinase translates to MLSVDEWRALLAPVYVHDDEHLDQQCARYAEAARTFARVFGCEPTVFYRAPGRVNLIGEHTDYNQGFVMPTAIDRDIVIAGRPRDDSLLRAANVERERYEDFQFRIARDIPSGPVGHWSNYLRGAAQRLAQATPGPLRGMDAVVSGRPPHGTPIGVGLSSSTSLTVAATLALSHLNSLMPDGQALAELASEAEWYVGTRGGIMDHFASVLGRGGHALFLDCRPQGRGHYRLELIPLPADYRLVVCSTGVRHENTRSEFNTRVFECRVGAHIIGRRYPQVRYLRDVSEEGLGLSSSEVDALLEEMLPVGIAGRDLIASGVAEVVAADMPPSFRIDPERTYLVRQRCRHVVRENRRVLDSAAALRSGDVRRFGRLMDEAHSSARDDYQVSVPQVEAMVEAARRAPGCLGARITGAGWGGCVVALVGAAAVDEFASAVREQYLAATGIRPEVIVCNSATGAQAITIR, encoded by the coding sequence ATGCTTAGTGTTGATGAGTGGCGCGCACTGTTGGCGCCGGTGTACGTACACGACGACGAACACCTGGACCAGCAGTGCGCGCGGTACGCCGAAGCGGCGCGCACCTTCGCGAGAGTGTTTGGCTGCGAGCCCACCGTTTTCTACCGCGCGCCCGGACGAGTCAATCTCATTGGGGAGCACACGGACTACAACCAGGGCTTCGTGATGCCCACTGCCATAGATCGGGACATAGTGATCGCCGGTCGGCCCCGCGACGATTCGCTCCTGCGGGCCGCTAATGTGGAGAGAGAACGGTACGAGGACTTCCAGTTCCGCATCGCGAGGGACATCCCTTCCGGGCCCGTCGGTCACTGGAGCAACTACCTTCGGGGAGCAGCCCAGCGCCTGGCCCAGGCGACGCCCGGACCTCTGCGGGGGATGGACGCCGTGGTGAGTGGGCGTCCACCTCATGGCACGCCCATCGGGGTGGGGCTGAGTTCGTCCACCTCGTTGACGGTGGCCGCTACCCTGGCCCTGTCACACCTCAATTCGCTGATGCCGGACGGCCAGGCGCTGGCGGAGCTCGCCAGCGAGGCGGAATGGTACGTGGGCACCCGAGGCGGGATCATGGATCATTTCGCCTCGGTCCTGGGGCGCGGGGGGCATGCCCTGTTCCTGGATTGCCGCCCCCAGGGGCGCGGGCACTACCGCCTGGAGCTGATCCCCCTACCGGCGGATTACCGGCTAGTGGTGTGCAGCACAGGGGTACGTCACGAGAACACTCGATCTGAGTTCAACACGCGCGTGTTCGAATGCCGCGTGGGGGCGCATATCATCGGGCGGCGGTATCCCCAGGTGCGGTACCTCCGAGACGTCTCGGAGGAAGGGCTGGGCCTGTCCTCCAGCGAAGTAGACGCGCTGCTGGAGGAGATGCTGCCGGTGGGCATTGCCGGTCGGGATCTGATAGCCTCGGGTGTGGCGGAAGTGGTGGCGGCGGACATGCCCCCGAGCTTCCGGATAGATCCGGAACGGACCTACCTGGTTCGCCAGCGGTGCCGTCACGTGGTCAGGGAGAATCGGCGAGTGCTGGATAGTGCGGCAGCCCTGCGATCAGGAGACGTGCGCCGGTTCGGGCGGCTGATGGACGAAGCCCACTCCAGCGCCAGAGACGACTACCAGGTAAGTGTGCCGCAGGTGGAAGCGATGGTGGAGGCGGCTCGCCGGGCGCCTGGCTGTCTGGGGGCCCGGATCACGGGCGCTGGATGGGGTGGCTGCGTGGTGGCGCTGGTTGGTGCAGCCGCAGTAGACGAGTTCGCGAGCGCGGTGCGGGAACAGTACCTGGCCGCGACCGGCATACGGCCGGAGGTGATCGTGTGCAATTCCGCCACCGGAGCCCAGGCTATCACTATCCGGTGA
- a CDS encoding acetyl-CoA decarbonylase/synthase complex subunit delta, translating to MPVSVEIPQEKYRGAVREVTLGAGPDRGGTRTRTVTVGGERTLPFLLFEGEMPHRPVVAVEIAERAPTGWSDLLAKAWSDVWEDPAAWAAKAEQVGADLLVMQVQDIGDRKLTAADLAARCKAVLEASGLPLLVIGPGAAERDNELLVAVADATAGERLALGLCEEDNYRTIVAAALANNHLVIASSPIDVNLAKQLNILIRDMNLPLDRVLMDPTTGTLGYGLEYTYSVMERLRLAALQGDEMTQQPMICLAGYESWRQKEARVGEDVPAEWGDWERRAVLWEAVTATSLLHSGADVVVLRHPESVRLVQAMITELMGG from the coding sequence ATGCCCGTCAGCGTGGAGATACCTCAGGAGAAGTACCGTGGCGCCGTTCGTGAGGTGACTCTAGGCGCCGGCCCCGACCGGGGAGGGACCCGAACGCGAACGGTGACCGTGGGGGGTGAGCGCACTCTACCCTTCCTCCTCTTCGAGGGCGAGATGCCTCACCGGCCCGTGGTGGCGGTCGAGATCGCCGAGCGAGCGCCCACGGGCTGGTCGGATCTGCTGGCCAAGGCCTGGAGCGACGTCTGGGAGGACCCAGCAGCCTGGGCGGCCAAGGCCGAGCAGGTGGGAGCGGACCTGCTGGTGATGCAAGTCCAGGACATTGGCGACCGCAAGCTGACCGCGGCAGACCTGGCCGCCAGGTGCAAGGCAGTGCTGGAGGCGTCCGGTCTACCGCTTCTGGTGATCGGCCCCGGGGCGGCCGAGAGGGACAACGAGCTGCTGGTCGCGGTGGCCGACGCCACGGCGGGTGAGCGCCTGGCACTGGGGCTATGCGAGGAGGACAACTACCGCACTATCGTCGCTGCTGCTCTCGCCAACAATCACCTGGTGATCGCCTCCAGCCCCATCGACGTGAACCTGGCCAAGCAGCTCAACATCCTGATCCGGGACATGAACCTGCCTTTGGACCGGGTGCTGATGGATCCAACCACGGGTACGCTGGGCTATGGCCTGGAGTACACTTACTCCGTGATGGAGCGGCTGCGGCTGGCGGCCCTTCAGGGCGACGAAATGACCCAGCAGCCCATGATCTGCCTGGCGGGGTACGAGTCCTGGCGACAGAAAGAAGCCCGAGTGGGCGAGGACGTTCCGGCGGAATGGGGGGACTGGGAGCGCCGGGCGGTGCTGTGGGAGGCAGTCACGGCCACGTCTCTGCTGCACAGCGGCGCCGACGTGGTGGTCCTCCGTCATCCCGAGAGCGTCAGGCTGGTCCAGGCTATGATCACCGAACTGATGGGTGGATGA
- a CDS encoding dihydropteroate synthase — MFKIGESIQVLNRRVRDALDKRQGDYIRQLARAQVDHGADALDLNTGPRKRDGAQVLPWLVDEVHGVAEVPLSLDTINAEAMAAGLQRCQELGIRAIINSTSADPARLDATLPLAAEYGAEIIALTMGKNLPATADERVELAVSVILPRAMELGVEPERIYFDPLVLTVNGCQEHAPETLNAIRFLKLASDPPPKTVVGLSNISNSVPAENRSLINRVYLTMLMGAGVDAAILDALDEEQNQVIRILETRDDSSPLGRLYLAVHDAAAAGESLDESVVDRSDPDQVAVWRTVQILENNIIYAHSYLQA; from the coding sequence GTGTTCAAGATCGGCGAAAGCATCCAGGTACTCAACCGTCGAGTTCGAGATGCCCTCGACAAGCGACAGGGGGACTACATCCGTCAGCTGGCACGGGCTCAGGTGGATCACGGCGCCGACGCGCTGGACCTGAACACGGGACCGCGGAAGCGAGACGGTGCGCAGGTCTTGCCTTGGCTAGTGGACGAGGTCCATGGGGTGGCCGAGGTGCCCCTGTCGCTCGACACCATCAACGCGGAGGCAATGGCGGCCGGCCTGCAGCGCTGTCAAGAGTTGGGCATTCGGGCCATCATCAACTCGACCTCCGCCGACCCGGCTCGGCTGGACGCCACCTTGCCTCTGGCGGCCGAGTACGGGGCGGAGATCATCGCGCTGACCATGGGGAAGAACCTTCCCGCCACTGCCGACGAGAGAGTGGAGCTGGCAGTCAGCGTTATCCTGCCGCGGGCCATGGAGTTGGGGGTGGAGCCGGAGCGAATCTACTTCGATCCGCTAGTGCTGACGGTGAACGGGTGCCAGGAGCACGCCCCGGAGACCCTCAACGCCATAAGGTTTCTCAAGCTCGCCAGCGACCCTCCGCCGAAGACGGTTGTCGGGCTGAGCAACATCTCGAACAGCGTGCCGGCTGAGAACCGTAGCCTCATCAACCGGGTGTATCTGACTATGCTCATGGGGGCAGGGGTGGACGCCGCCATTCTGGACGCGCTGGACGAGGAGCAGAACCAGGTCATTCGCATTCTGGAGACACGGGATGACAGCTCTCCTCTGGGTCGGCTGTATCTGGCTGTGCACGATGCTGCTGCAGCGGGGGAAAGCCTGGACGAATCGGTGGTAGACCGCAGTGACCCAGACCAAGTGGCCGTCTGGCGGACGGTGCAGATTCTAGAGAACAACATCATATACGCCCATTCCTACCTCCAGGCCTGA
- a CDS encoding acetyl-CoA decarbonylase/synthase complex subunit gamma gives MALSGLAIYKLLPKTNCKECGYPTCLAFAMKLAAKQAELADCPHVSEEAKQALAESSAPPIRLVKIGEGDRALEVGNETVMFRHEKTFVHPPGLFVRLKDSTSLEELEQRARQVASYSVERVGLDLSLTGVAVEATSADAGRFAAAVEAAHRGAGGTPMVLIARDAEVLRAGAERAGSRPLLWGADQGNWQEVAAVAKAVGAPVVAVAEGDLSALAEVTRSLKEAGVEDIVLDPRPSGPREALRLFTGIRRLALRQNFRDLGYPILATVEGEPDPNLQAILAAQHIAKYGSVIILEEFDPAVAYILLTLRLNMYTDPQKPIQVSPGLYEIGTPQAESPLLVTTNFSLTYFSVSGEVEASGEPAWLLVADAEGLSVLTAWAAGKFDAETIAKAVKQFGAESKTAHRKIILPGFVASLSGELEDELPGWDVLVGPREAVDIPAYLRNWH, from the coding sequence ATGGCTTTGTCCGGACTTGCCATCTACAAACTGCTGCCCAAGACGAACTGCAAGGAATGTGGCTATCCCACCTGCCTCGCCTTCGCCATGAAACTGGCCGCCAAGCAGGCGGAGCTCGCCGACTGCCCGCACGTGTCAGAGGAGGCCAAGCAGGCCCTGGCGGAGTCGTCAGCGCCGCCGATCCGCCTGGTGAAGATCGGCGAAGGCGATCGGGCGCTGGAAGTAGGTAACGAGACCGTCATGTTCCGGCACGAGAAGACCTTTGTGCACCCGCCGGGCCTGTTCGTACGGCTCAAGGACAGCACATCTCTCGAGGAGCTCGAGCAGCGGGCGCGGCAGGTGGCTTCTTACAGCGTGGAGAGGGTCGGGCTGGACCTGTCTCTGACGGGTGTGGCCGTGGAGGCCACGTCGGCCGACGCCGGCCGCTTCGCTGCGGCGGTAGAGGCGGCGCACCGGGGAGCAGGAGGGACCCCCATGGTGCTGATCGCGCGCGATGCCGAGGTGCTGAGGGCCGGGGCAGAGCGGGCGGGCAGTAGGCCGCTCCTTTGGGGCGCCGACCAGGGTAACTGGCAGGAAGTAGCTGCGGTGGCTAAGGCCGTCGGAGCACCGGTGGTGGCAGTAGCGGAGGGCGACCTGTCCGCCCTGGCCGAGGTAACGCGCAGCCTGAAGGAAGCGGGGGTCGAAGACATAGTGCTGGACCCACGCCCATCTGGGCCACGGGAGGCGCTGCGGCTATTCACCGGAATCAGACGGTTGGCCCTGCGACAGAACTTCCGCGACCTCGGCTACCCGATCTTGGCTACGGTGGAGGGGGAGCCCGATCCGAACCTGCAGGCGATTCTGGCCGCTCAGCACATTGCCAAGTACGGCAGTGTGATCATCCTGGAGGAGTTTGATCCAGCGGTTGCCTACATTCTGCTCACCCTGCGGCTGAACATGTACACCGACCCACAGAAGCCGATCCAAGTGTCGCCCGGCCTGTACGAGATCGGAACTCCGCAGGCGGAGTCGCCATTGCTGGTCACGACCAACTTCTCGCTCACGTACTTTAGCGTGAGCGGCGAGGTGGAGGCCAGCGGGGAGCCAGCGTGGTTGTTGGTGGCGGATGCCGAAGGTCTCTCGGTGCTCACTGCTTGGGCGGCGGGGAAGTTCGATGCCGAAACTATAGCCAAGGCAGTGAAGCAGTTTGGGGCAGAGAGTAAGACCGCACACCGCAAGATCATCCTGCCCGGGTTCGTGGCCAGCTTGTCGGGCGAGCTGGAAGACGAACTGCCGGGATGGGACGTGCTTGTGGGGCCGAGGGAGGCGGTGGACATACCGGCGTACCTGAGGAATTGGCACTAG
- a CDS encoding phosphatase PAP2 family protein, with translation MLIRLDESVFRAINGLAGRNRWVDGLAQLAVNDYLLPSALALILVWLWLRGRTPAEREADCGTVINAVAAQFVANLAVKAVNLSHFRARPFDADPSTSLLFYRPWDSSCPSNPATFGFAVATAIYLGSPCMGRWALGIAAVWGVARVYCGVHYPLDVILGAGLGASVAYWLSRRSASMDSTRRWFLAVLRKGMVA, from the coding sequence GTGCTGATCCGGTTGGATGAGTCGGTGTTCCGCGCCATCAATGGTCTGGCCGGCCGGAACCGTTGGGTGGACGGGCTGGCCCAGTTGGCCGTCAACGACTACCTGCTACCCTCGGCCCTGGCGTTGATCCTCGTCTGGCTATGGTTGCGGGGAAGGACGCCGGCAGAGCGGGAGGCGGACTGCGGCACGGTGATCAATGCAGTGGCAGCCCAGTTCGTGGCCAACCTGGCCGTGAAGGCGGTGAACCTCAGCCACTTCCGTGCCCGGCCATTCGATGCCGACCCCAGCACTAGCCTGCTCTTCTACCGACCCTGGGATTCCTCCTGCCCGAGCAACCCGGCCACCTTCGGCTTCGCCGTGGCCACCGCAATCTACCTGGGCTCGCCCTGTATGGGACGATGGGCCCTGGGGATCGCCGCTGTGTGGGGGGTGGCTCGCGTCTACTGCGGCGTTCACTACCCTCTGGACGTGATCCTGGGAGCAGGACTGGGAGCCTCGGTGGCATACTGGCTCTCTCGTCGGTCAGCGAGCATGGACTCGACGCGCCGGTGGTTCCTGGCCGTTCTTCGGAAAGGAATGGTGGCATAG
- a CDS encoding DUF4445 domain-containing protein, whose protein sequence is MAERGTRERYIVVFRPSGKVVEVEAGTRVSDAAAEAGVRLNLPCGGQGRCGRCLVLVEHGEISRRPSAKLPPALEQRGYALGCQALVKGDAVIFVPEQEEMERVLVPTGAVSEKVARPADFIVPADPAVRRCYLELVPPSLEDNTADLDRLRRHLNLDCGATRVEADLQQVRSLVRTLRGADWKVTATVEDGLEEGSLRLVDVSEGNRASELYGVAIDIGTTGNVVQLVDLNTAKILGAALAYNAQISCGEDVISRIIYSQREGGLRHLQNLVVETLNGLIQQVATGNGILSSQIMRAAVAGNTTMIQLFLGIDPQPVRLSPYIPAMTHSIPVKAREVNLQICPEATVDCLPAVGAYVGADVSAGVLASGMAESEEISLFLDIGTNGELVLGNKEFLVCCACSAGPAFEGGGVRHGMRAAAGAIDTVWINNRYEPTWRVIGDTAPRGICGSGMISLLSEMFAAGVIQRGGRIQRHLPTPRVRVGEHGAEYVVATSRETGQDLEIVITEVDIENLIRTKAAIFAGITVLMDSVGMAFEDLDRVLIGGAFGQHLDVEAAIRIGLLPDLPWDRFSFLGNTAVAGAYQCLANREKRRRVDEIGSMMTYLELSADNRFMEAFTAAMFLPHTNAALFPSVQSELAVPSQTGDGD, encoded by the coding sequence GTGGCTGAGCGGGGTACGCGCGAGCGATACATAGTGGTTTTCCGACCGTCGGGCAAGGTGGTCGAAGTTGAGGCTGGCACCCGCGTGTCCGACGCGGCCGCCGAGGCGGGCGTCCGGCTGAACCTTCCCTGCGGCGGTCAGGGGCGCTGCGGGCGCTGTCTGGTTCTGGTCGAGCATGGCGAGATCAGCCGTCGCCCCAGTGCCAAACTGCCGCCAGCCTTGGAGCAGCGCGGCTACGCGCTCGGGTGCCAGGCGCTGGTCAAGGGCGATGCAGTCATCTTCGTGCCCGAGCAGGAAGAGATGGAGAGGGTGCTGGTGCCCACCGGCGCCGTCTCGGAGAAGGTGGCCCGGCCGGCCGATTTCATTGTGCCGGCGGATCCGGCGGTCAGGCGATGTTACCTTGAGCTCGTGCCGCCTAGCCTGGAGGATAACACTGCCGACCTGGACCGCCTGCGCCGGCACCTGAATCTAGACTGCGGTGCTACCCGGGTGGAGGCCGACCTGCAGCAGGTCCGCAGCCTGGTGCGCACTCTGCGAGGGGCCGACTGGAAGGTGACCGCGACAGTCGAGGATGGCCTTGAGGAGGGCTCCCTGAGGCTGGTGGACGTCTCGGAAGGGAACCGGGCGTCGGAGTTGTACGGTGTTGCCATAGACATCGGCACCACTGGGAACGTGGTGCAACTGGTGGACCTCAACACGGCCAAGATCCTGGGCGCGGCGCTGGCGTACAACGCCCAGATCTCGTGCGGGGAGGATGTCATCTCGCGCATCATCTACTCCCAGAGAGAGGGAGGGCTCAGGCACCTTCAGAACCTGGTGGTGGAGACGCTAAATGGCCTCATCCAGCAGGTAGCCACGGGCAACGGAATACTGTCGTCCCAGATCATGCGAGCCGCGGTAGCGGGCAACACCACTATGATTCAGCTCTTTCTGGGAATAGACCCCCAGCCGGTGAGGCTGTCGCCCTACATCCCGGCCATGACCCACAGCATCCCAGTCAAGGCGCGAGAGGTGAACCTCCAGATCTGTCCGGAGGCCACAGTGGACTGCTTGCCGGCGGTGGGAGCCTACGTAGGGGCCGATGTGTCGGCCGGAGTGCTAGCGTCGGGCATGGCGGAGAGTGAGGAGATCAGTCTGTTCCTTGACATTGGCACCAATGGGGAGCTGGTGCTGGGCAACAAGGAGTTCCTTGTCTGCTGCGCCTGTTCCGCCGGCCCGGCGTTCGAGGGCGGCGGCGTGCGACATGGCATGCGCGCCGCCGCCGGCGCCATAGACACGGTCTGGATCAACAACCGCTATGAGCCTACCTGGCGCGTCATTGGCGACACGGCTCCCCGAGGCATCTGCGGCTCGGGCATGATCAGCCTACTGTCGGAGATGTTTGCCGCAGGGGTCATCCAGCGTGGCGGGCGCATTCAGAGGCACCTCCCCACCCCGCGAGTGCGCGTAGGGGAGCACGGAGCCGAGTACGTGGTGGCTACTTCTCGCGAGACCGGGCAGGACCTGGAGATCGTTATCACCGAAGTGGACATCGAGAACCTGATCCGTACTAAGGCAGCCATATTTGCCGGCATCACGGTGCTGATGGACAGCGTGGGAATGGCCTTCGAGGATCTGGACCGGGTGCTGATCGGTGGGGCCTTTGGGCAGCACCTGGATGTTGAGGCCGCCATCCGCATCGGACTGCTCCCGGATTTGCCCTGGGATCGGTTCAGCTTCCTGGGCAACACCGCAGTGGCGGGTGCCTATCAGTGCCTGGCCAACCGGGAGAAGCGCCGTCGCGTGGACGAGATCGGCTCCATGATGACCTATCTGGAGCTGAGCGCCGATAACCGTTTCATGGAGGCATTCACTGCGGCCATGTTCCTGCCCCACACCAACGCGGCGCTCTTCCCCTCGGTGCAGTCTGAGCTTGCCGTCCCATCGCAGACCGGTGACGGCGACTAG